One part of the Bdellovibrio bacteriovorus genome encodes these proteins:
- a CDS encoding FliH/SctL family protein, translated as MQWSNRASKSVLSKEVAEKTVLEFVPMRFDLGTPEQAMNYLAEKKKGSDFRMNDAVRVQTGIDQVEKGNDEEKVEVAALEKLKEIQEGAYQEAYRLGLEEGRKEAFEQVSADIAERMAGLDTLLLTIKELKKEMSGFNEAHLLKLMFQMASRLAKTELQSNNDAMVGILRDAVGLAQDEEEITVHVSQAQFDFLEELKSETGREFEFIKKIKFEPNAEVADGGCIVETNYGEVDARIEQRVEQLWSVLSENMPKVKDRIAG; from the coding sequence ATGCAATGGTCTAATCGCGCCTCCAAGTCCGTTCTGTCCAAGGAAGTGGCTGAAAAGACAGTTCTCGAGTTCGTTCCCATGCGTTTTGATCTGGGGACTCCCGAGCAGGCCATGAACTATCTGGCAGAAAAGAAAAAGGGCTCTGACTTCCGCATGAACGATGCCGTGCGTGTGCAAACGGGTATCGATCAGGTGGAAAAAGGCAACGACGAGGAAAAAGTCGAAGTCGCCGCTTTGGAAAAACTGAAAGAGATCCAGGAAGGCGCCTATCAGGAAGCCTATCGCCTGGGTCTGGAAGAGGGCCGTAAAGAAGCCTTCGAGCAGGTTTCTGCGGATATCGCCGAGCGTATGGCCGGTTTGGACACCCTGCTTTTGACTATCAAAGAACTTAAAAAAGAAATGTCCGGATTCAATGAGGCCCATCTGCTGAAGCTGATGTTCCAGATGGCCTCCCGTCTGGCCAAAACCGAGCTTCAGAGCAATAACGACGCGATGGTGGGAATTCTGCGCGACGCGGTTGGTTTGGCTCAGGACGAAGAAGAAATCACCGTTCACGTGTCCCAGGCTCAGTTCGACTTCCTGGAAGAACTGAAATCCGAAACCGGCCGTGAATTTGAATTCATCAAAAAAATCAAATTTGAACCCAACGCCGAAGTTGCTGATGGCGGCTGCATCGTTGAAACCAACTATGGTGAAGTCGATGCGCGCATTGAGCAGCGTGTGGAGCAGTTGTGGTCTGTTCTTTCTGAAAACATGCCCAAAGTTAAAGACAGGATTGCCGGTTAA